A single genomic interval of Spirosoma taeanense harbors:
- a CDS encoding alpha/beta fold hydrolase, with translation MPTLRFETESGYFITADAYGDPAHLPVLLLHGGGQTRHSWGDTARLLADAGWYALALDARGHGDSDWSPEHHYDLDYLASDLRAVIAQLNQKPALVGASMGGMTALIAEGERPAHTDSICTAIVLVDIAPRAEQKGIERIFAFMSGNQGGFASLDEAAEAVAAYLPHRPRPSDHSRLEKNLRLRNDPNGQPRYYWHWDPAMLALWRQTTTPDRQIHHEERLYRAARALTVPTLIVRGGISDVVSEKVMAEFLDAVPHVQSVSVAEAGHMVAGDSNHAFTRAVIDFLRREQANK, from the coding sequence ATGCCTACCCTCCGCTTCGAAACAGAATCGGGATATTTCATTACGGCCGACGCCTATGGCGATCCGGCCCATCTGCCCGTCCTGCTCCTCCACGGTGGCGGACAGACCCGCCATTCCTGGGGCGACACGGCCCGGCTGCTGGCCGATGCCGGGTGGTATGCGCTCGCCCTCGACGCCCGCGGGCACGGCGACAGCGACTGGTCGCCTGAGCATCACTACGATCTGGATTATTTAGCCAGCGACCTCCGCGCCGTCATCGCGCAACTCAACCAGAAACCGGCGCTGGTGGGTGCCTCCATGGGCGGCATGACGGCGCTGATCGCGGAAGGCGAACGCCCTGCGCATACCGATTCCATCTGCACCGCCATTGTGCTGGTCGATATTGCTCCCCGCGCCGAACAGAAAGGCATCGAACGAATCTTTGCGTTCATGAGCGGCAATCAGGGCGGGTTTGCCAGCCTCGATGAAGCCGCCGAAGCCGTAGCCGCTTACCTCCCCCACCGCCCGCGTCCGTCGGACCACAGCCGGTTAGAAAAAAACCTGCGGCTGCGTAACGACCCCAATGGTCAGCCACGCTATTACTGGCACTGGGACCCGGCCATGCTGGCCCTCTGGCGGCAAACCACAACCCCCGACCGCCAAATTCACCATGAAGAGCGGCTCTACCGGGCCGCCCGCGCCCTGACTGTTCCGACGCTCATTGTGCGGGGTGGCATCAGCGACGTCGTAAGTGAGAAAGTAATGGCCGAGTTTCTGGATGCCGTACCGCACGTGCAGAGCGTGAGCGTTGCCGAAGCGGGCCACATGGTCGCCGGCGATTCAAACCATGCCTTTACGCGGGCCGTCATTGACTTTTTACGAAGGGAACAGGCGAATAAGTAA
- a CDS encoding MFS transporter, with product MQKNNPRTLTAWTYYDWANSVHSLVIVSSIFPVYFSATALNDAGGPVINFLGFPIKNSVLFSYTISAAFLFTALLSPFSTAIADYSGRKKTFMKVFCYTGAISCGLLYFFTQQTTTFAVICFWLSLIGWSGSIVFYNSYLPDIATEDQYDRVSARGFSMGYIGSVLLMVVNLLMILKRDWFGNISEGMASRLAFLTVGLWWIGFAQIPFSRLPEGNRNGNPTGNYLFNGFNELRMVFGQLQERPLAKRFLVAFFVYNMAVQTVMYVATIFGSDELKMPGQSLIITILLIQLVAIPGAYGFSWLSERLGNTYALMIAVVIWIGICTGAYYVQNQTQFFGLAAVVGLVMGGIQSLSRSTYSKLIPATNDTASYFSFYDVTEKVSIVIGTLVYGLIEQFTGSMRNSVLALLVLFIIGFILLWRIPSQKIYSTRLQTEEVL from the coding sequence ATGCAGAAGAACAACCCTCGTACGCTCACTGCCTGGACGTACTATGACTGGGCAAACTCCGTGCATTCGCTGGTGATTGTATCCAGCATCTTTCCGGTCTATTTCTCCGCCACCGCCCTTAATGACGCGGGCGGTCCGGTGATTAACTTCCTCGGCTTTCCGATCAAAAATTCGGTGCTCTTTTCCTACACCATCTCGGCGGCTTTTCTGTTTACGGCCTTGCTCTCGCCGTTCAGTACGGCCATTGCGGATTACAGCGGCCGTAAAAAAACCTTTATGAAGGTATTCTGCTATACGGGAGCCATCAGTTGCGGCCTTCTGTATTTTTTCACTCAGCAGACCACTACGTTTGCTGTTATCTGCTTCTGGCTCAGCCTGATCGGCTGGAGCGGCAGTATCGTCTTTTACAACTCCTACCTGCCCGACATCGCCACCGAAGACCAGTATGACCGGGTCAGTGCACGGGGCTTTTCGATGGGGTACATCGGCAGCGTCCTGCTGATGGTCGTCAACCTGCTGATGATCCTCAAACGCGACTGGTTCGGCAACATCTCCGAAGGAATGGCTTCGCGTCTGGCCTTTCTGACGGTAGGTCTATGGTGGATTGGTTTCGCGCAGATTCCGTTCAGTCGCCTGCCCGAGGGAAACCGGAACGGAAACCCGACGGGGAATTACCTGTTTAACGGGTTCAACGAATTGCGGATGGTCTTTGGCCAACTGCAGGAGCGGCCGCTGGCCAAGCGGTTTTTGGTTGCCTTTTTCGTGTACAATATGGCCGTTCAGACCGTCATGTACGTGGCGACCATCTTCGGGAGCGACGAGCTGAAAATGCCCGGCCAGAGCCTGATCATTACGATCCTACTGATTCAGTTGGTGGCCATTCCGGGCGCTTATGGCTTCTCCTGGCTGTCCGAACGCTTGGGCAATACGTATGCCCTGATGATTGCCGTCGTGATCTGGATTGGCATCTGTACCGGCGCGTATTACGTCCAGAATCAGACGCAGTTCTTCGGGCTGGCGGCTGTGGTAGGTCTGGTGATGGGCGGGATTCAGTCGCTCTCGCGCTCAACCTATTCCAAGCTCATTCCGGCCACCAACGACACGGCCTCGTATTTCAGTTTCTATGACGTAACCGAAAAGGTGTCGATTGTCATTGGCACCCTTGTTTATGGGTTGATTGAACAATTTACGGGCAGTATGCGCAACAGCGTCCTGGCGCTGCTAGTGCTGTTTATCATCGGGTTTATCCTGCTGTGGCGGATTCCCTCGCAAAAAATCTACAGCACGCGCTTGCAAACGGAAGAGGTTTTGTAG
- the rhaT gene encoding L-rhamnose/proton symporter RhaT, protein MQAILGIIYHTIGGGFSGSFYMPFNKVRGWSWESYWIVGGLFSWLLVPPLAAYLTIPDFPSIIASADFSIKSITFLMGLLWGIGGLTYGLGVRYLGMSLGNSVVLGFSSAFGALVPPIYYNFNPVEGKASFTDMLGTSGGQLVLLGVLVCLVGIAISGRAGMMKEGELSEEDKKASVKEFSLIKGLVIAVISGILSAFFNYGIEAGKPLADQAVEQGSNPLFQNNVTYVVLLWGGLTTNLLWCMYLNAKNRTFGDYTNTHTPIASNIMFAGIAGTMWFLQFFFYGMGESKLGNGASSWITHMATIILTANIWGLYLKEWSGVSPRTFRTFVAGIVVILVSIVLVGIGNAL, encoded by the coding sequence ATGCAGGCAATATTAGGTATCATTTACCACACCATCGGTGGAGGTTTCTCGGGTAGTTTCTACATGCCCTTTAACAAAGTTCGGGGTTGGTCCTGGGAGAGCTACTGGATTGTTGGCGGGCTGTTTTCCTGGCTTCTTGTGCCGCCCTTAGCCGCTTACCTGACCATCCCCGATTTCCCTAGCATCATTGCCTCTGCCGACTTCAGCATTAAATCCATTACGTTCCTGATGGGCCTGCTGTGGGGTATCGGCGGCCTGACCTATGGACTGGGGGTGCGCTACCTGGGTATGTCCCTGGGCAACTCCGTCGTACTAGGATTCAGTTCGGCCTTTGGTGCGCTCGTACCGCCGATCTATTACAACTTTAATCCCGTCGAGGGGAAAGCGTCGTTTACCGATATGCTGGGTACCTCGGGCGGGCAGCTGGTGCTGCTGGGTGTACTCGTGTGCCTGGTTGGAATCGCCATTTCCGGCCGGGCCGGCATGATGAAAGAAGGGGAGCTTTCCGAAGAAGATAAGAAAGCATCGGTCAAGGAGTTCAGCCTAATAAAAGGGCTGGTCATCGCCGTTATCTCGGGGATTCTGAGTGCCTTCTTTAATTATGGTATTGAAGCGGGTAAGCCCCTGGCCGATCAGGCCGTTGAGCAGGGCAGCAATCCGCTGTTTCAGAACAATGTGACTTACGTAGTGCTTCTATGGGGTGGTCTGACGACCAACCTGTTATGGTGCATGTATCTGAACGCCAAAAACCGGACATTCGGCGACTATACCAACACCCATACGCCGATTGCTTCGAACATTATGTTTGCGGGTATTGCGGGTACGATGTGGTTTCTGCAGTTTTTCTTCTACGGTATGGGGGAAAGCAAGCTGGGCAACGGGGCTTCTTCCTGGATCACGCACATGGCCACGATTATCCTGACGGCCAATATCTGGGGCCTGTACCTGAAAGAGTGGTCGGGCGTGTCGCCCCGGACGTTTCGCACCTTTGTGGCCGGTATTGTCGTGATCCTGGTTTCGATTGTGTTAGTGGGAATTGGTAACGCGCTGTAA
- a CDS encoding LytR/AlgR family response regulator transcription factor translates to METLLLPDFTYRRAVPVATIEYLEAVGNYTTVHLIGQKPMLVAVTLKRFAERLPDFLRIHKGILVNPAHIVAYRTRYVPTPFVRLSQDRRLPISRRQVSQLRPRLASFPLCTN, encoded by the coding sequence ATGGAAACCTTACTCTTACCCGACTTTACTTACCGACGTGCCGTTCCTGTCGCTACAATCGAATACCTGGAAGCCGTTGGTAACTATACTACCGTACATCTGATTGGCCAGAAGCCCATGCTGGTGGCCGTTACACTCAAACGCTTTGCCGAGCGCCTGCCCGATTTTCTGCGGATCCATAAAGGCATACTGGTTAATCCGGCGCATATTGTTGCCTACAGAACCCGCTACGTGCCAACGCCGTTTGTTCGGCTCTCGCAGGACCGGCGGCTGCCAATTTCACGTCGGCAGGTGTCGCAGTTACGGCCGAGGCTGGCTTCGTTTCCGCTCTGCACAAACTAA
- a CDS encoding sensor histidine kinase produces MTFSETKLRLFGPLVLFLVGTTFFRLDWYFDLPWISILKSDLIGLTAGYIFWELSRWLVRRLQRRYPGLLNTRVRIRWLLVALPFLVNLSWFVRLLFRIAAGESEFGRFKLSDYTYSIGIQLFYHLVYFVIYEGLYSMQQWKETYAQKEALKKAALQTQLDSLKNQINPHFLFNSLNILTALISENPRQAETFVDEISSVYRYLLRSNQQEMTTLRDELTFAESYFHLMKTRYGSGIELQNDVPASYLDYQLPPLTLQVLIENAVKHNIVLPEQPLRILLRVDNERLVVQNNLQRKQTKVASNQVGLANIAAKYNLIGRQTIGIRETDDSFVVSLPLLTASHLIVTE; encoded by the coding sequence ATGACGTTCAGCGAAACAAAACTCAGGCTATTTGGCCCCCTGGTGCTGTTTCTGGTAGGAACCACGTTCTTCCGGCTGGACTGGTATTTTGATTTACCCTGGATAAGCATCCTTAAATCGGACCTGATTGGCCTGACTGCCGGGTATATCTTCTGGGAGCTGTCGCGCTGGCTTGTCAGGCGGCTGCAACGACGGTATCCCGGTTTGCTGAATACCCGGGTTCGCATCCGGTGGCTGCTGGTGGCCCTCCCCTTTCTGGTCAATCTTTCCTGGTTTGTGCGGCTACTGTTTCGAATAGCCGCGGGAGAGTCGGAGTTTGGCCGTTTCAAGCTTTCCGATTATACCTATTCAATTGGTATTCAGTTATTCTACCACCTGGTTTACTTCGTCATTTACGAAGGGCTTTACAGTATGCAGCAGTGGAAAGAAACCTACGCGCAGAAGGAAGCTTTAAAAAAAGCCGCGCTGCAAACTCAGCTCGACTCGCTCAAGAACCAGATCAACCCGCATTTTCTGTTCAACAGTCTGAATATTCTCACGGCGCTCATCAGCGAAAACCCGCGCCAGGCCGAAACCTTTGTGGATGAGATCAGCAGTGTTTACCGCTATTTATTACGCAGTAACCAGCAGGAAATGACCACCCTGCGCGACGAGCTGACGTTTGCAGAATCGTATTTTCACCTGATGAAAACCCGTTATGGTAGCGGCATTGAACTGCAGAACGACGTGCCCGCAAGTTATCTGGATTATCAGTTACCCCCGCTTACGCTCCAGGTGCTGATCGAAAACGCCGTGAAGCACAACATCGTGTTGCCGGAGCAGCCCCTGCGGATTCTGCTGCGGGTGGATAACGAGCGGCTGGTTGTGCAGAACAACCTCCAGCGTAAACAAACAAAGGTTGCCTCCAATCAGGTCGGGCTGGCGAATATTGCGGCCAAGTATAACCTGATTGGGCGGCAGACGATTGGCATCCGCGAAACCGATGATTCGTTCGTGGTTAGCCTGCCCCTCCTGACAGCCAGCCACCTGATTGTAACCGAATGA
- a CDS encoding sensor histidine kinase — MINVSNDTALRIIGPFVLYAFVGFFFRLDWYFILPLKTLIQNDLIAFTAGMVCWQIARWVVLRIQRHLPGLSNTPKRLLVLLLLLPILANFAWLLRHSARFLIDGQFLYFRTAVELSRTLGIQLFYHFVYYVIYEGGYILREWQRAYVEREELEKSNLQTQLSSLQHQVNPHFLFNSLNSVSALIGENPQQAEEFVEELSSVYRYLLRANEENLTSLATELEFIRSYCHLLQTRHGDSLQLVMNVAPHYQQYQLPPLTLQLLVENAVKHNVILPDKPLFIHITTTDTADLVVSNNLQRRTVRVQSNGLGLNNILTKYRVMGHNEPTVQEQAGQFVVTLPLMVE; from the coding sequence ATGATCAACGTGTCTAACGATACTGCCCTGCGCATCATCGGCCCCTTCGTTCTGTATGCATTCGTTGGGTTCTTTTTCCGGCTCGACTGGTATTTTATTCTCCCGCTGAAAACGCTCATCCAGAACGATCTGATTGCCTTTACGGCCGGAATGGTCTGCTGGCAGATTGCCCGCTGGGTGGTGCTCCGGATTCAGCGGCACCTTCCCGGCCTGTCCAACACGCCGAAGCGATTGCTCGTGCTACTGCTTCTGCTACCCATCCTGGCCAATTTTGCCTGGCTGCTGCGGCATTCGGCCCGTTTCCTGATCGACGGACAGTTTCTGTACTTCCGGACCGCCGTCGAACTCAGCCGCACGCTGGGTATCCAGCTTTTCTATCATTTCGTATATTACGTCATCTACGAAGGTGGGTATATTCTGCGGGAGTGGCAGCGGGCTTACGTAGAGCGGGAAGAACTCGAAAAAAGTAACCTCCAAACTCAGCTCTCATCGCTGCAGCATCAGGTTAACCCGCATTTTCTGTTCAATAGCCTCAATTCAGTGTCGGCCCTGATTGGCGAAAATCCACAGCAGGCTGAGGAATTTGTCGAGGAGTTGAGCTCGGTTTATCGCTACCTGCTGCGGGCAAACGAGGAAAACCTGACGTCGCTCGCGACGGAACTGGAATTCATCCGGTCCTACTGCCATCTGTTACAGACCCGGCACGGCGACTCGCTTCAACTGGTCATGAATGTAGCGCCCCACTACCAGCAGTATCAACTGCCTCCGCTGACGTTACAGCTTCTGGTTGAGAATGCCGTCAAACACAATGTCATCCTGCCCGACAAGCCCCTGTTCATCCACATTACGACAACTGATACTGCCGATCTGGTTGTCAGCAACAACCTCCAGCGCCGGACGGTACGGGTTCAGTCCAACGGGCTGGGCTTAAACAATATTCTGACAAAATACCGGGTGATGGGCCATAACGAACCCACTGTGCAGGAGCAGGCCGGGCAGTTTGTGGTGACACTTCCGCTGATGGTTGAATAA
- a CDS encoding alpha/beta hydrolase family protein: MNTRAAFSALLCLWLPLATLAQPNASRPDLRQGAYFSEAEGAQRLAETAQTYTNRADWEKRAALIRQGIREGMELPDRPDFAPLKPIRHSLRKLDGYTVENVAFESLPGVYVTGNLYSPLSMTGKRPVILCPHGHSATLEGRTLEQAQQRCATLARMGAMVFAYDMPGYGDSKQCDHKLAKALKLQTLNSMRALDFLLSLPQADASRVGVTGESGGGTQTFLLTALDPRVTVAVPTVMVSAHFFGGCTCESGMPIHKRPTHETNNAEIAALAAPRPLLLISDGKDWTKNTPSVEFPFVQRVYGFYGAENKVQNVHLPAEGHDYGPSKRAAAYRFLANHLKLDVSRAFVNDQPDESRNTILEPAALRVFTTDRPRPANAVMGDDNVMALLN; the protein is encoded by the coding sequence ATGAATACTCGCGCTGCTTTTTCCGCTCTCCTCTGCCTGTGGCTGCCCCTCGCCACCCTGGCCCAGCCCAACGCCAGCCGTCCCGACCTGCGGCAGGGCGCTTACTTTTCGGAAGCCGAAGGTGCCCAGCGCCTGGCTGAAACCGCCCAAACCTACACGAACCGCGCGGACTGGGAAAAACGAGCCGCCCTGATCCGGCAGGGCATCCGCGAGGGCATGGAACTCCCCGACCGGCCCGACTTCGCCCCGCTGAAACCCATCCGGCACAGCCTGCGCAAGCTCGACGGCTATACGGTCGAGAATGTGGCGTTTGAGAGTCTGCCGGGCGTTTACGTCACGGGGAACCTATACAGTCCGCTGAGCATGACCGGCAAGCGACCGGTTATCCTTTGTCCCCACGGTCACTCAGCAACGCTGGAAGGCCGGACGCTGGAACAGGCCCAGCAGCGCTGCGCCACGCTGGCCCGCATGGGGGCCATGGTGTTCGCCTACGACATGCCCGGTTATGGCGACTCGAAGCAGTGCGACCATAAACTCGCCAAAGCCCTTAAGCTTCAGACGCTCAACAGTATGCGGGCGCTCGATTTTCTGCTGAGCCTGCCCCAGGCCGATGCCAGCCGCGTCGGCGTAACGGGCGAGTCGGGCGGAGGAACGCAGACGTTTCTGCTGACGGCCCTCGATCCCCGCGTAACGGTAGCCGTACCGACCGTTATGGTATCGGCGCACTTTTTCGGCGGCTGCACCTGCGAAAGCGGCATGCCGATCCACAAACGCCCCACGCATGAAACCAATAACGCCGAGATAGCCGCCCTGGCCGCACCCCGGCCGCTCCTGCTGATTTCCGACGGAAAGGACTGGACAAAAAACACGCCAAGCGTCGAGTTTCCATTTGTGCAGCGGGTGTATGGGTTCTACGGAGCCGAAAATAAGGTCCAGAACGTCCATCTGCCCGCCGAAGGCCACGACTACGGCCCCAGCAAACGGGCGGCTGCCTATCGGTTTCTGGCTAATCACCTGAAGCTGGATGTGAGCCGGGCCTTCGTAAACGATCAGCCCGACGAGAGCCGCAATACCATCCTGGAACCAGCAGCCCTGCGGGTTTTCACGACCGACCGGCCCCGGCCTGCCAACGCCGTCATGGGCGATGACAACGTCATGGCGCTGCTCAACTAA
- a CDS encoding HipA family kinase, translating into MRYVTPLREGGSLPAIVEADDEFLYVLKFRGAGQGVKALIAELIAGEIARTLGLRVPEIVFATLDSAFGRSEPDEEIQDLLRTSEGLNLGLHYLSGAITFDALINPVDARLASQIVWLDCFVTNVDRTPRNTNMLIWHKELWLIDHGASLYFHHSGQNWEEQARRPFGPIKDHVLLPRATELEAVDAEFRQILTPERIAAIVALIPDEWLADESFAESPSEQRQIYRQFLETRLATSELFVKEAQYARKALV; encoded by the coding sequence ATGCGTTACGTCACCCCGTTGCGCGAAGGCGGTTCTCTACCGGCGATTGTGGAGGCCGACGACGAGTTTTTATACGTGTTGAAGTTTCGCGGTGCCGGGCAGGGCGTAAAGGCCCTAATCGCCGAACTGATTGCCGGAGAGATTGCCCGGACGCTCGGTTTGCGCGTGCCCGAAATTGTTTTCGCCACCCTTGACTCCGCCTTTGGCCGCTCTGAACCGGACGAAGAAATTCAGGATCTGCTCCGAACCAGCGAAGGACTAAACCTGGGGCTGCACTATCTGTCCGGTGCGATTACGTTCGATGCGCTGATAAACCCCGTCGATGCCCGGCTGGCTTCGCAGATTGTGTGGCTGGACTGCTTCGTCACGAACGTGGACCGTACCCCGCGCAACACGAACATGCTTATCTGGCATAAGGAACTGTGGCTAATTGATCACGGCGCATCGCTTTATTTTCATCATTCGGGTCAGAACTGGGAAGAGCAGGCCCGGCGGCCGTTTGGTCCGATTAAAGACCATGTTTTGCTACCCAGGGCCACTGAACTCGAAGCCGTCGATGCCGAATTCCGCCAGATTCTCACCCCCGAACGTATTGCGGCCATTGTCGCACTGATTCCCGACGAGTGGCTGGCGGATGAGTCGTTCGCCGAATCGCCCAGTGAACAGCGCCAGATTTATCGTCAATTTTTAGAGACTCGGCTCGCCACGTCCGAGCTTTTTGTGAAGGAAGCGCAGTATGCCAGAAAAGCACTTGTTTGA
- a CDS encoding DUF3037 domain-containing protein yields MPEKHLFEYAVIRVVPRVEREEFLNVGVILYCPAQGFLKTLYELPEERLRAFYAPINLPELEERLGAFRRICAGRAEGGVIGQLPIAARFRWLTAARSTIVQTSAIHPGLCTDAGETLSRLFAQLVQ; encoded by the coding sequence ATGCCAGAAAAGCACTTGTTTGAGTACGCCGTCATTCGCGTCGTGCCCCGCGTAGAACGGGAAGAATTTCTCAATGTCGGCGTGATTCTGTATTGCCCCGCGCAAGGCTTCCTGAAAACCCTTTACGAGCTACCCGAAGAACGACTGCGTGCTTTCTACGCACCGATCAACCTGCCGGAACTGGAGGAGCGCCTTGGCGCGTTCAGGCGCATCTGCGCGGGCCGGGCCGAAGGTGGCGTCATCGGCCAGTTGCCGATAGCCGCGCGATTTCGCTGGCTTACGGCCGCCCGCAGCACCATTGTCCAAACTTCAGCCATACACCCCGGCCTCTGTACGGATGCGGGCGAAACCCTCAGCCGCCTGTTTGCCCAACTGGTTCAGTAA